From a region of the Triticum aestivum cultivar Chinese Spring chromosome 7D, IWGSC CS RefSeq v2.1, whole genome shotgun sequence genome:
- the LOC123166644 gene encoding F-box protein At2g14500-like, with protein MEVPAPDLSGLPADILISIFQLLECPDLLRSAAVCTFWQKAYSTVRRSGVCPSRQTPCLLYCNEAAGVRALGMYSLSERNAYSLPLPEPPISNWIGSSHGWLVTMDEKSDLMLLNPITGDKIALPPVTTMEHVKPVVNDDGVLEKYKMSFYDGELPRVEDTPYACPLDRYGDLVYLKATLSSDPSAGECTVMLIHQPYAQLSFAKVGDAHWNWLQMHSFYADCIHHDGCFYAMTEAGAIDVFDLNGPSVVHRRILPNLVRMVQKCYIVQAPWGDVLQIIKDESLDPEQPDGETYVTAYEVYKVDFVELKRVKMRGIGEYALFTGKSTTSCFSVKDHPGLMANHLYFTHDDHDELLSGKDDPRDIGVYDLENDTRTNLVDPEPWRTWFPPIWFTPNLAKADAICTCTQGVSTSASTSEVTASS; from the exons ATGGAAGTTCCAGCTCCAGATTTGTCCGGGCTACCAGCTGACATACTGATCAGCATATTCCAGTTGCTCGAGTGCCCGGACCTCCTCCGATCCGCCGCCGTCTGCACATTCTGGCAAAAGGCATACTCCACGGTCCGCCGCAGCGGCGTCTGCCCCAGTCGCCAGACCCCCTGTTTACTCTATTGTAACGAGGCCGCCGGCGTGAGGGCACTTGGCATGTACAGTCTCTCCGAACGGAATGCCTACTCCCTGCCCCTCCCTGAACCTCCCATCAGCAACTGGATTGGTTCATCACATGGATGGCTAGTCACCATGGATGAGAAGTCTGACCTGATGCTGCTCAACCCTATCACCGGTGACAAGATTGCACTCCCTCCTGTGACAACCATGGAGCATGTTAAACCTGTTGTAAACGACGACGGGGTTCTTGAAAAGTACAAGATGTCTTTCTACGACGGAGAGCTTCCGAGGGTGGAGGATACACCCTATGCATGCCCTTTGGATAGGTACGGAGATCTGGTCTATCTGAAGGCAACTTTGTCGTCCGATCCATCAGCAGGGGAATGCACTGTCATGCTCATCCATCAGCCGTACGCACAGCTCTCGTTCGCCAAAGTGGGAGATGCTCACTGGAACTGGCTCCaaatgcatagtttctatgcagaTTGCATACACCATGATGGCTGTTTCTACGCAATGACTGAGGCAGGCGCAATCGATGTGTTTGATTTGAACGGACCATCTGTCGTCCACAGAAGGATTTTACCAAATCTAGTTCGGATGGTCCAGAAGTGCTACATTGTTCAGGCACCATGGGGAGATGTCCTCCAAATCATTAAGGACGAGAGTTTGGATCCTGAACAACCAGATGGTGAGACGTATGTCACTGCTTATGAAGTGTACAAGGTTGATTTTGTTGAGCTGAAGCGTGTCAAGATGAGAGGGATAGGTGAATATGCGTTGTTTACTGGGAAAAGCACAACATCTTGCTTTAGCGTAAAGGATCATCCAGGCTTGATGGCAAACCATCTATATTTTACTCATGATGATCACGACGAATTACTCAGCGGCAAAGATGATCCACGTGACATAGGAGTGTACGACTTGGAAAATGATACCAGAACCAATTTGGTTGATCCTGAACCCTGGAGGACGTGGTTCCCTCCCATATGGTTCACACCCAATCTTGCAAAAGCAG ATGCCATCTGCACCTGCACCCAAGGGGTGTCGACTTCTGCAAGTACAAGTGAGGTAACAGCAAGCAGCTGA